ATATTTCGGGTGTACTCAACAACTTTTCTCTTATTCGCAGAATCACTACATCGAAAAAATAGTGCCGGTGTATCGTCCTGTTGCCGAGAAAGAGCTGACACTTTGTCCGGGTGAATGGAAGTATGGGTCATTCTTCACCACGCTACTCACGGAGTGTAGACTGTTTCAACCATGGGCTACCAAGAAGTAATAATCTCTATCtttaattttatgaaattaTGAAGCTTCCAGGCTGTGTTCTAGGTGTTATTTTCATTCGCAGATTTCTACTGAGCGGAGGGCGCATAATCACTGACAAAATCAGCAGCTTCCAGGAACTGAACGGACAATATGATGTCGTTGTTAACTGCACAGGTTTAGGGGCAAAGAAACTGTGCCAGGATTATAAACTAGTACCCATTAGAGGTCAAGTAATCAAGGTTAAGGCGTCGTGGGTGAAGACTGCGTTTTATGCCGATTATGATACGTACATCATTCCCGGTTTTCAAGGTGTCACCTTGGGTGGCTGTCGGAATTTTGACAGTTACAATGTGAACCCATGTAAGTATGACTCGGCCGCAATTAGGGAGCGCTGTGAGACACTGTTGCCCAGCCTGAAAGGAGCACCCGTTATTAGGGAGGCGGTTGGATTGAGACCTCATCGGGATCCGGTTCGGGTGGAAACTGAATTTATAGCTAGCGCAAGTGGACGGTTGAAAGTTGTCCATAACTATGGACACGGTGGCTATGGTGTAACAACGGCTCCAGGTACGGCGATTCATGCCGCTCAGCTGGTTGCAGATGTATTGAAAAGTAACAGCAAGTTGTGAATAATCGCTGTCTAGAATAATTTAATATACAGTAAATTACCTCTACTTCGACATACCGAGACATCATTCAGTGCCGCATTAAAGGCGATTGTGACTTGTAATTGGAAATTTGCGATAACAGTGGTAAAGTGTCGACGTATGgtgccgactttcaatgtggggtcataatttgggtcccaaactcaatgtttacttaaatgtccaattaaaggcgaaaatgttcaattattcgtgtcgcattatCAGTCTGTCCTAGCTAGACGTCGAATCAGAGATAACATACACTTTGCTTCATTTAATGTATGAGATTGAAAAATAAagagaataattattttttcccactatgccttcaacaattatttacatgaacaaaactgtgcatCGCAACATTACTTTATTTCTAAAACGCTGAGATTTGTACCGGCAGCATAATCGGTCGATGATATTATGAACGGACGTTTCATAGAGTGATCATTAACATTGACAGAACAAATACCCAAGAAATTACTAATATTATGAATTACTATCTCAATGAATGTCATCCATTTTGTGTATCATGATCAGTGGTGGCCAACCTCAGAAACGCGGGCTTCTTTCAGacaattgaatgaaaataactttgtgagtaattcttgTTAATCGTGTGTATCCAGGCTGATCATTTTCTGTTTTCTCTTCCGGGTTTTACGTGCTAATTTATCCTTCTGTCTATTTTTCTCGTTAGTACTCCAAGGACTTTTTTACGATTTTGGTTCTATTCTGCTCACACTCGCATAAATTCGTGCAAGTAACGGCACGAATTTTCGTTGGTTTttacgttgtcagttactcggttacaagcaaacgtcaaacgatCCAAAGAATTATGAACGTACCCATaccataaaattaatttaatttgtatgtatggggtaAACGGGTGAATTGCCAAAAAACTTTGAATTAGCTCGGTTGTGAGTAGCAACATACAGGCAAATTAAATGTCAAATTCCGTGTGTTGGTGCGTTCGTAATTATTTGAATCGTTTGGCGTTTACTTGCAACCGAGTAGCTAACAACGTATAAACCCGACTCGCATCGCTATCTGTCACATTCAAGCTGATTCAGATAAAATCACTCACGAAAAGTAGTTCGAGTGGAGACGAAATGGTGTTGGAGTATGCTTGTATTTAAGGATTTTCTATATTGAAcctaacaaaaaatattgtagaaaCTTTTTGATGATTGAATGAACGTTCAATTTAATCGTGATACCGTATTTACATTATCAACTATAGCCATAATTTTGTCAGTAGAATCGCGACTGCTCTCAGAAGAGAAATTTGGAGCGAAGAAAAGTGGTAACACTGCAGTCGTGTAGACCGATGTTCCCCTTCATCTCACCAAGATTCGTGGTCCCATCAGTAC
The Toxorhynchites rutilus septentrionalis strain SRP chromosome 2, ASM2978413v1, whole genome shotgun sequence genome window above contains:
- the LOC129769657 gene encoding D-aspartate oxidase — its product is MNLCVIGAGVVGLTTALQLQREFRNAAVTIVADRFEQDTCSDVAAGLFRPGTSFSGPTEEMTRKWISDAYQYWDEIRKTEESSEAGVAQLSGYIFSSTDPSIVRNHYIEKIVPVYRPVAEKELTLCPGEWKYGSFFTTLLTECRLFQPWATKKFLLSGGRIITDKISSFQELNGQYDVVVNCTGLGAKKLCQDYKLVPIRGQVIKVKASWVKTAFYADYDTYIIPGFQGVTLGGCRNFDSYNVNPCKYDSAAIRERCETLLPSLKGAPVIREAVGLRPHRDPVRVETEFIASASGRLKVVHNYGHGGYGVTTAPGTAIHAAQLVADVLKSNSKL